One window of Deltaproteobacteria bacterium genomic DNA carries:
- a CDS encoding hybrid sensor histidine kinase/response regulator has translation MNIVSGAAMLCADDGSIRRCFVGDCGFFRPGAKLWDLVTQGYRDKAKAFWRAVFDGTQTTPWDLELDIGNEVQIRSCMGGRTDEGVLVLISGSFGELFGFYEELIRINSELTNELRKAHRDMALMARQQERESEDILEELALVNNELTNAQRTLAKKNEELARLNAQKSAFLGMAAHDLRNPLGAILNFASIIRADMGPEAAEPATMLERIEVLSRTSLRMVDDFLDATVLESGRLDLKTEPLDLVAGTRAGLVLHRLSASKKSMELDLVVREERIPVLADEEKLSQVLDNLLSNAIKYSPKGSKIRVEVQVDGPWGMVAVEDQGPGIPEKDRDAVFDLFVKSTSKTTGGEKSSGIGLAIVKRIVDAHGGNIRVDGGADGGARFVVRLPLAREEDSPKIRGDASSDRTFSGGADFLGPILVVDDDRMQQEVLKALFSRRKTDCRAVGSVDEAFKELDRGGYLAVVTDLDLGDASGLDLLARMRNRPDLARIPAFVLTGDADARTRERCLSAGAWEVFVKPVGATELERIGRLSKGSEDGGT, from the coding sequence ATGAACATCGTTTCCGGTGCGGCCATGCTCTGCGCCGACGACGGCTCCATCCGGCGCTGCTTTGTCGGAGACTGTGGATTCTTTAGGCCGGGAGCAAAGCTCTGGGATCTGGTCACCCAAGGGTACCGGGACAAGGCCAAGGCCTTCTGGCGGGCCGTTTTCGATGGAACCCAGACAACGCCTTGGGATCTGGAACTGGACATAGGGAACGAGGTCCAGATCCGGTCCTGCATGGGCGGGCGGACCGACGAGGGAGTTTTGGTCCTGATTTCGGGATCCTTCGGAGAGCTGTTCGGATTCTACGAGGAACTTATCCGGATCAACAGCGAACTGACCAACGAGCTCAGAAAAGCCCACAGGGACATGGCCCTCATGGCCCGGCAGCAGGAGCGGGAGAGCGAGGACATCCTTGAGGAACTGGCCCTGGTCAACAACGAGCTGACCAACGCTCAGAGGACCCTTGCCAAGAAGAACGAGGAGTTGGCCAGACTGAACGCCCAAAAGAGCGCTTTTCTGGGCATGGCTGCCCATGATCTGCGCAACCCCCTGGGTGCCATACTCAATTTTGCCTCCATCATCCGGGCGGACATGGGACCGGAAGCGGCCGAACCGGCGACCATGCTTGAGCGCATCGAGGTGCTCAGCCGAACAAGCCTGAGAATGGTGGATGATTTTCTGGACGCCACGGTCCTTGAGTCGGGTCGCCTGGACCTGAAGACCGAGCCCCTCGATCTTGTGGCCGGGACAAGGGCCGGACTGGTCCTACACAGACTGTCAGCGTCCAAGAAGAGCATGGAGCTGGATCTGGTGGTCCGTGAGGAGCGCATCCCGGTCTTGGCCGACGAGGAGAAACTGAGCCAGGTCCTGGACAACCTCCTGTCCAACGCTATCAAGTATTCGCCAAAAGGCTCGAAGATCCGGGTCGAGGTCCAGGTCGACGGCCCCTGGGGCATGGTCGCTGTTGAGGATCAGGGGCCTGGCATTCCGGAGAAGGATCGGGACGCGGTTTTCGATCTCTTCGTCAAGAGCACATCTAAGACCACGGGTGGGGAAAAAAGTTCGGGCATCGGACTGGCCATCGTCAAGCGGATCGTGGACGCCCATGGCGGGAACATCCGGGTGGACGGCGGGGCGGACGGCGGGGCCAGGTTCGTTGTCCGTCTGCCTCTGGCTCGGGAGGAAGACTCCCCCAAGATTCGAGGCGATGCATCGAGCGACCGGACCTTTTCGGGCGGGGCGGATTTTCTCGGGCCGATTCTGGTGGTCGACGACGATCGCATGCAGCAGGAGGTCCTCAAGGCTTTGTTCTCCCGACGAAAAACGGACTGCCGGGCGGTGGGCAGCGTGGACGAGGCTTTCAAGGAGCTTGACCGAGGGGGATATCTGGCCGTGGTCACGGACCTAGATCTTGGGGACGCCTCGGGTCTGGATCTCCTGGCCCGGATGCGGAATCGGCCCGATCTGGCTCGAATCCCGGCTTTCGTCCTGACCGGAGACGCCGATGCCCGGACCCGGGAGAGATGTCTGTCCGCCGGAGCCTGGGAGGTCTTTGTCAAGCCCGTGGGGGCCACGGAATTGGAGAGGATCGGCAGGCTGTCGAAGGGGAGCGAAGATGGCGGAACGTGA
- a CDS encoding STAS domain-containing protein: protein MPGPGRDVCPPEPGRSLSSPWGPRNWRGSAGCRRGAKMAERETRKVAMVVESLREIGADLHPARLLPAASVGLVIGILLVVVEVSFAALIFGGPLSYMALQGMGLTLFGGLILTATSTLFSPLRSVINLPQDAPTAILAGSVAALAAAGTIRPDQAGFMTVTAIMMGSAFLAGSIMVLCGRFRLANLIRFMPYPVLGGFMGGTGWLLAVGGLEVMSGLSPTLSNIGFFFDPPALVKWIPGVLFGAGLYYLLRRFAHFFILPVFLLSGLVLAHLLLWLLGLGPEQAREAGYLLSGLPESRLWPVFGPNDLGLIQWPIVLETLPSMATVALITLVGYLLNVSGIQFQLKRDVDVNRDLIQAGFANLLAGGGGSSPGYPAISLSLLGPRCRVNSRVIGLTAALVVFGVLLAGGNLLLFFPRPILGGLLFFLGISFLIEWLWDGANRLPLADYAVVLCILATVVGAGFLAGVGLGLVLAVILLVVRLSRVPVIRHERTGSETGSRRERPIPEVRLLQSLGRNIRIVELQGYMFFGSANVLLDRLEPVMKADGGSHRRYLLLDFQRVGGCEISAVSVLGRIAQRAAETNSFLVLTRCEPRVIKLLMAYAGVAAGHMVRTFEDLDQGLEWCEDRLLGEVRKARLDDTKDLALLDDVAEDMQHYLDRMERFETMVERMKGFYELRRFAKGQTILDRDEDPGGIYLVIHGRVRENEIRDGRVVSRGQGGPGFVFGEDRFVGRIGDVLVRTESEVEAAFVSRSILERLRTENLELAADLYRHAFVELATKFGRGTMNRGSVTMEGE from the coding sequence ATGCCCGGACCCGGGAGAGATGTCTGTCCGCCGGAGCCTGGGAGGTCTTTGTCAAGCCCGTGGGGGCCACGGAATTGGAGAGGATCGGCAGGCTGTCGAAGGGGAGCGAAGATGGCGGAACGTGAGACTCGCAAAGTGGCCATGGTTGTCGAATCTCTGAGGGAAATCGGGGCAGATCTCCATCCTGCCCGGCTGCTGCCTGCGGCGAGCGTGGGCCTAGTGATCGGCATTCTTCTGGTGGTGGTCGAGGTGTCCTTTGCCGCCTTGATTTTTGGCGGGCCGTTGTCCTACATGGCCTTGCAGGGTATGGGCCTAACCCTTTTCGGCGGCCTGATTCTGACGGCGACCTCCACCCTGTTCAGCCCACTGCGCTCAGTGATCAATCTTCCTCAGGACGCACCCACGGCCATTTTGGCCGGTTCCGTGGCGGCCCTGGCTGCGGCCGGGACCATAAGACCCGATCAAGCCGGGTTCATGACCGTGACGGCCATCATGATGGGATCGGCTTTTCTGGCCGGGTCCATCATGGTCCTTTGCGGTCGGTTCCGTTTGGCTAACCTGATCCGCTTCATGCCCTACCCGGTGCTTGGGGGGTTCATGGGCGGGACGGGATGGTTGCTGGCCGTGGGAGGCCTTGAGGTCATGAGCGGCCTGTCGCCGACTCTGTCCAACATCGGATTCTTTTTCGACCCGCCTGCCTTGGTCAAATGGATTCCCGGGGTCCTCTTCGGGGCCGGGCTGTATTATCTCCTGCGCCGGTTCGCTCATTTTTTCATTCTGCCTGTTTTTTTGCTGTCCGGACTTGTTTTGGCCCATCTGCTTCTCTGGCTTTTGGGCCTTGGGCCTGAACAGGCCCGGGAGGCAGGCTATCTTTTGTCCGGCCTGCCGGAGAGCCGCTTGTGGCCAGTGTTCGGCCCGAACGATCTCGGGCTGATCCAATGGCCCATCGTCTTGGAGACCCTGCCGTCCATGGCCACGGTGGCCCTGATCACTTTGGTGGGCTATCTCCTGAACGTGAGCGGGATTCAATTCCAGCTCAAGCGGGACGTGGACGTGAACCGCGACCTTATCCAGGCCGGATTCGCGAACCTGCTGGCTGGCGGAGGCGGGTCTTCGCCGGGTTACCCAGCCATCAGCCTGTCCCTTCTTGGACCGCGTTGCAGGGTGAACTCGCGGGTCATCGGGCTGACTGCGGCCCTCGTGGTCTTCGGAGTCCTCTTGGCTGGAGGAAATCTCCTCCTTTTCTTCCCTCGCCCCATACTGGGCGGTCTGCTCTTTTTTTTGGGCATCTCCTTTCTAATCGAGTGGCTCTGGGACGGGGCCAATCGTCTGCCCCTGGCCGATTACGCAGTGGTCCTTTGCATCCTGGCCACGGTCGTCGGGGCTGGATTTTTGGCCGGGGTCGGTCTGGGCCTGGTTCTGGCCGTGATTCTGCTCGTGGTCCGTCTGAGCAGGGTGCCGGTCATCCGCCATGAGCGGACCGGGTCCGAGACCGGCAGTCGACGGGAGCGGCCCATCCCCGAGGTTCGGCTGCTTCAGTCCCTGGGCCGGAACATCCGGATCGTCGAGTTGCAGGGCTATATGTTTTTCGGCTCGGCCAACGTCCTGCTTGATCGTCTCGAACCGGTGATGAAGGCCGACGGCGGCAGTCATCGACGCTATCTGCTTCTCGATTTCCAGCGGGTCGGGGGGTGCGAGATTTCGGCCGTGAGCGTTCTGGGCCGCATCGCCCAACGGGCGGCCGAGACCAATTCCTTTCTGGTCCTGACCCGATGCGAGCCACGGGTGATCAAGCTGCTCATGGCCTACGCCGGGGTCGCGGCCGGACACATGGTCCGGACCTTCGAGGACCTGGACCAGGGACTGGAATGGTGCGAGGATCGATTGCTGGGCGAGGTCCGCAAGGCCCGGCTTGATGACACCAAGGATCTGGCACTTTTGGACGATGTGGCCGAGGATATGCAACACTATCTGGACCGAATGGAACGGTTCGAGACCATGGTGGAGCGCATGAAGGGGTTTTACGAACTCCGGCGCTTTGCCAAGGGTCAGACCATCCTGGACCGGGACGAGGATCCGGGCGGGATATATCTGGTCATTCACGGCCGGGTCCGCGAAAACGAGATCCGGGACGGCCGGGTCGTCAGTCGAGGCCAGGGCGGTCCGGGCTTTGTTTTTGGCGAGGACCGTTTCGTTGGCCGAATTGGAGACGTTCTGGTTCGCACTGAAAGCGAGGTGGAGGCGGCCTTTGTCAGTCGGTCGATCCTGGAGCGGCTGCGAACGGAGAACCTGGAGCTGGCGGCCGATCTGTACCGGCACGCATTCGTGGAACTGGCGACCAAGTTTGGCCGAGGCACCATGAATCGGGGATCGGTGACTATGGAGGGGGAATGA